Part of the Ornithorhynchus anatinus isolate Pmale09 chromosome X3, mOrnAna1.pri.v4, whole genome shotgun sequence genome, cctctttctttctcagtctcttcctcctgctcttgctacttttctcattccccctctcattccccatcctctctccctgtttctcttccttttccattccaattccccacccccttcatttttattattccacctctacctctctccatccctctctctcacacactttgtctctttttccttctccctctccctcccattctctcAATGGTCCGTAATGCTGTTAGAGATCGGCACTGGGGTGTCAGggaatgtcttcctcctcctgttttatgcCCACATGGCCTTCTCCAGGCACAAGCTCAGCTCCTCAGACTTGATACTCACCCACCTGGCCTTGGTCAACATCATCATGCTTCTCACCTATGGGATCCCAGAGATCATTTCTGCTTGGGGATGGAAAAATTTCCTGGACACCGCTGGTTGTAAAATCATCTTATATATTTACCGAGTGGGCCGGGATCTtgtcatctgcaccacctgccttctgccttctgagtatcttccaggccatcaccatcagccctggcacctcccggtgggcaggggtcAAAGCCAAATTACCCAAGTACATCCTCCCTTCCTTTGTCTTTTTCTGGGTCCTCAATCTGCTGATCGATGTGAATTCACTGGTGTATGTGACAGGCCCCCAGAACAGCACCACCGTGCTCATCACATTTGATCTTAAATATTGTTCGATAACCATTCTCAGTGCAGAGGCCGCCCTGTTAAATGCCATTATGCTCTCTGGACGTGATctgtccttcttggggctcaTGAGCctggccagcggctacatggtgtttgtcctgtacGGACACCACCGGCGGGTCCGACATCTCCACGGGCCCGGTGGCTCCCCCAGAACGATGCCCGAGGTCCAAGCAGCCAAGAGAGTCATAACCCTGGTCACTCTTTATGTCCTCCTCTACGGGCGACAGTCCATCATGTTCAGTGTTTTACTCAACAGGAAAGAAAAGTCTCCTCTGCTGGTGAAAATCCATATGGTGATGTCTTTTGGCTTTCCTGTCATCAGCCCATTCCTAGTGATTCTTAGTGACAGGAGGACGAGAACGTTCTGGAAAAGACAGTCAACGATTTCCACCGTGGATTCCTCATAAAAGTCCCAAGGAAGCTGCCTGTCTTCCCACTGCATCCTTAAGACCCGCAGAGTGagagaggtattcattcattcaagagtatttattgagcgcttactgtgtgcagagcactgtactaagcgcttggaacgtacaattcagcaacagatagagagaccatccctgcccagcgacgggctcacagtctaaacgggtagCCTTCAGGTAGGGACCTGAAGGCTGATTCTGCCTGACTCCTGAGTCTCACCTAAAGGAGCATGGGGTCGTAAATAGagtcggggccgggagtcagaaggtcatgggttctaatcctggctctgccacgtgtccgctgtgtgaccttggacaggtcactttacttgtctgtgcctcagttacctcatctgtaaaatggggattggaactctgaggcctacgtgggacagggactgtgttcaccccgaTTAAttcgtactcaccccagtgctcagtatggtgcctggcacgtattcattcaatcgtatttattgagctcttactgtgtgcaaaacgccatactaagcacctggaaagtacattttggcaacagaggcaatccctacccaacaacgggctcacagtctacaagaggggagacaaacaacagaacaaagcaaatagacatcaatagcgtcactataaataaatagaattatagatatatacacctctttaataaaatagaataataaatatgggcatatatacacaagtgctgtggggcggggagggaggttttTATTACCTCACTGACCCTGGGTGAGGGGATGGATGAGGTGAACAGTGTCACTCCATCATACAGTGAGACAGTTATAACTCAGGGCAACCACTCAACAATCTGAGCAGTTCATCCGCCTTatgagctggggaagcagcgtggctcagtggaaagagcccgggcttcggagtcagaggtcatgggttcgactcccggctccgccactcgtcagctatgtgactgtgggcaagtcacttcacttctctgggcctcagttccctcgtctgtaaaatggggattaactgtgagcctcacgcgggacgacctgatgaccctgtatctcccccagcgcttagaacagtgctctgcacatagtaagcgcttaacaaataccaacattattatcattattattatgagctgcaGTGCCAACTCTCATTCCAAGATCCAGTTCCTTCAATCCGTCCATTCACTGATGATCAAATCTCTTGTCGTCTCTTTCCCCCAGTTagcctggccacatactttactgataaaattgaatGCCTCAGAtgcgatctccctaaaatctcctccgctcctccccagtTCCtaaacctcctcctctcccctttactCTCCCAATATTCCCAACAGTATGTCAAGAAGAAATCTCTCACCTCCACTCAAAACCTACCCTCTCCATTTGCTCTTCTGATCCTCTCTCATCATTCCTAATAAAATACTTGCCTTCTCCCAGTCTACACAC contains:
- the ORNANAV1R3024 gene encoding vomeronasal 1 receptor ornAnaV1R3024 (The RefSeq protein has 4 substitutions, 1 frameshift and aligns at 98% coverage compared to this genomic sequence) gives rise to the protein MDVSDISLGSVMLLEIGTGVSGNVFLLLFYAHMAFSRHKLSSSDLILTHLALVNIIMLLTYGIPEIISAWGWKNFLDTAGCKIILYIYRVGRDLVICTTCLLSIFQAITISPGTSRWAGVKAKLPKYILPSFVVFWVLNLLIDVNSLVYVTGPQNSTTVLITFDLKYCSITILSAEAALLNAIMLSGRDLSFLGLMSLASGYMVFVLYGHHRRVRHLHGPGGSPRTMPEVQAAKRVITLVTLYVLLYGRQSIMFSVLLKRKEKSPLLVKIHMVMSFGFPVISPFLVILSDRRTRTFWKRQSTISTVDSS